A window of Streptomyces sp. Je 1-332 genomic DNA:
CCTGCCCTTGGCCGGCAGCTCGTCCAAGAGATGGTCGATCAGTTCGACGATGCGGGGGCGCAGCGCCTCGGAGCGCTTGGCGGTGAAGTCGGGGTTGAGGATGCGGCGGATCGGCAGGTGTTCGTCGCCGTCCTTGCGGAAGAAGATGCCGCCCTCGACGACGGGCTGGGCGCTGGAGGTGTTGGGGAAGCCGGGGAGGGTGACATCGGCGCCGAACCGGCCACCCGGGCTGAGAACCTGTTGGACCTGGTCGTGGCGGGTGATCAGCCAGGGGCGGGTGCCGTTCCAGATGATGACCCGGCGCGGTGCGCCGGCCTCACGGAAGGCGGTGGCGGTCTCCGGCGGAGCGAAGGGGCAGCCGCGGGTGAGAGGGAAAGCGGGGGCTTGTGCTGAGGTGTCCGTGGACATGCGTGTCCTTCAGGTGGGGGGAAGTCTTAACCGGCGAGGGGAAGGTCCTGACGGGCCTGTTCCCACGGGGCGCGGGCGGCCACGAGGGGCCGCAGGGCGCGTAGCGGGCGGATCATGCCGACGCCCAGGGCTGCGGTGACATGACCGCGGCTCAGGTACAGCGCGGTGAACTTCCGCTCGTGCAGGCTGCCTTCGACGACGTGCATCGCGTCGGCGCCATGGGTACGGCCGTAGATCTGGATCTTCAGGTCGTACTGGTCGGACCAGACGTAGGGCACCGTGCGGAAGGCGGTCGCGGCGGGCCCGGCGAGGATGTTCCGGGCGACGGTCAGGCCCTGCTCGGAGGCGTTGGTGCGGTGCTCGATCCGCAGGCGTTCGCCCGAGTCGACGTCCGGCCAGGAGGCGACGTCACCGGCGGCCCACACACCGTGGCCTGCGTGCAGGAAAGCGTTGCAGTCGACACCGTTGGTGAGCGACAGGCCGCTGCCGGTTAGCCAACCGGTGTTGGGCCTCGCTCCGATGCCGATCAGGACAGCTCCCGCGGGCAGGATGCGGCCGTCGTCAAGACGTACACCGGCGGTCCGCCCGTTCTCGGTGATCACTTCCCTCACCAGTGAACCGGTCACTACCCGCACGCCGTGCTCGCGGTGCACCGCTGTCAGCAAGCCGCCGACTTCCACGCCGACGGCGTCCGAGAGGGGCGCGTCCTGGTCCGTGACGAGCGTGACCTCGCAGCCGAGCCCGCGTGCCACCGCCGCGGCCTCCGCGCCCACGAACCCGCCGCCCACGAACCCGCCGCCCACGATCACCAGGTGCGGGCGGGCGACGAGTTCCGCACGCAGCGCCAAGGCGTCTTCCACCGTGCGCAGGGTGTGCACCCCGGCCACACCCTCGGTGCCGGGCAGCGTGCGGGCCGAGGCGCCGGTGGCGACGACCAGCTGCGTGTAGGCCAGCTGGCGGCCGTCGGCAAGACGGACGCTGCGGCCCCCGGTGTCCAGGGCGACCGCCTCCGCGCCGAGCAGGTGATCCACCTGGAGTTCGGTGTACGTCTCGGGGGTGCGCAGGCGCAGCTTTTCCGGCTGCCAGGCACCGCTGAGCAGCTGCTTGGACAGCGGGGGCCGGTCATAGGGCAGATGCGACTCACCGCCGACCAGTGTCAGCGAGCCCTCGTAGCCGCCGCGCCGCAGCCCCTCCACGGTGGCCAGACCCGCCGCCGAGGCGCCGACCACGACGATTCCGGCGGACACGGTCATGCGTGGATCTCGATGGCGGCGGCCGGACAGACGGACGCGGCCTCACGGGCGGCGTCCTGCTGCTGCGAGGGCGGCTCGGCATCCAGCAGGACCACCACCCCGTCCTCGTCCCGCTGGTCGAAGACCTCCGGCGCGACCAGCACACACTGCCCTGCACCACAGCATTTGTCCTCGTCGATCGTGATGTGCATGCGCGTTTCCCTTCAGAACAGGGCACGGCAGCGCTCCGGCAGGGAGCGTCCCGCTCCGTAACTTTACGAGTATTTATTTACACCCGATTAGCTACTGCCGTAAAGCTCGGGATCGTCGCCGTCGACCTCCGTGGCGCCCGGAACGAACACTGTGCGAGGCTGGCAAACATGGCCGACCGCACCCGAAGCTCCTCGCCGCCCGAGGAGACCGCCCTCAGACGCAGACCCCGTAACGCCCGGGGCGAGGGAGACAAACTCCGCGAGGAGATCCTGCAGGCGACGCTCCGGCTCGTCGCGGACGAATCCCGGATGCAGATCGTGCCGTTGTCCCTGCGAGAAGTCGCCCGGGAGGCAGGAGTCACCGCACCGGCCATCTATCTGCACTTCGCGGACAAGGAAGAACTGTCGATCGCGGCCGTACGACGGCTCTTCGAGCAGCTCCTCGACGCGATGGACCAAGTGGAGGGAGACTCACACGAGCTTCCACCGGACCGGCGACTGGCCGAACTCGCCCACGTCTACTGCCGGTTCGCCGAGCACAATCCGCTGTACTTCCGGGTCATGTTCGGCGACCACGACCGGCATCAGAATGAGATGGCGCTGCTCGCGGATCGCTGGCGGACCGCCGTCACGCGGCTGGCGGCGACAGGCATGCGTCTGACACAGACGCCGGAGGCCGCTGCCGTGTCCGTGTGGTCGGCGGTGCACGGCCGCATCCTGCTCAGGAACAGCGCGGGCCAAGTATGGAACCTGGGCGACGTGCACGACTTCGTCGAGGAACTCACCCGCTCCATCACCACGGCCGATGGCGGCCCTCGCGGCTGACTTGCCAAGGTGAGCGGCCCGCCTCGCTCCCCTCCCGAGGGCGATGCGGCAACAGGAGCACCCGGGGGCCCGTACGTCCAGGACTCACCGAGATCCGTGGCCCTTAGGGCCTGTCTCTAGTCGCGATCATGAGCGGGAGTCAGGGCTGAAGTGGTGCTCACGGCGTCCGCCGTCGGCCGGCCGACGGGTAGCGACGCTCACTCCGGTCTGCTTTCCCTCGCCGGAGCCGCACTCTGGCTGCGCTCCCGATAAGTAGGCTGTGTCAGCTTCTTCGGGAGTCGTTTCGGTGTGACTTCGGTAATCGTTTGGCGGCCAGCCGAGTGATCAATGTCAGCGTGGTGCCGGGCTAGCGGCGATGCCTCCTACGCATCCAGCCCGCTCCGAGAGCAACCGCGGCGATCGCAGACAGAAGGATCGCCCCAAGGACCGTGGTTGCTCCGGTTGAGACCACGATGATGGCCCACCACGGCGGATCACCTTCCACAGCGCACCCCTAAGAAATCACGAGTACCAGGCACGACGCCGGGCTTTGGGGGATGGTTCTGTGGGCCTGATCACCTGTCCCACTTCCGGGAAGACTCCTACGGATGCGTGGGGTGACCCCCATGTGTGATCCGGTCGGTGTCTTAGGTCAGCAGCCGCTTGCGGGCATCGGGCGCGAAGGCGCGGTCCAGGCGCGGGGCGTGGGCGGCGACCACCAGAGACGTCGCTGCCCTCCTGACTTGCAGAACCTTCACCCCCTACGAGAGATCGAAGGGGGCGGGGGCGTGGCCTTCCCAGATCCGGCGGGAGACCTGTTCGGGGTAGGGCAGAGTCTTTGATTCGGCGTCCAGGACGCGGGTCAGCTGCTGGTCGGGCCGGTAGGCGGCCCATCCCGCGTCGCCGGTCGTGACGAAGCGGACCCATGCCTCCCTGAGTTCGCGGGAGATCGCATGGGTCTCGGGGGTGGGGTCGTCGCCGATGAGCTGTGCGCCGACGGGACTGTCCAGGGTGCCGAACGCCAGGGGGACGTCGAGGCTGTGGCAGGCGCCCAGGGCGCCGCCGAGGGCCGGGGCGGTCCAGCACAGCTCGAACAGGAATGAGGTGCCGCCGGCTGCGGCGTTCGCCTCGGCCAGCTTCTGCGACGGCATGCGGAAGAGGGCGTCGGAGTACACCGTCTCCACCAGCTCCTCCGGGCCGGCCTGTGGAAATCCGGCACGGTACGCGTCGGCGCCGCCCGGCTGCGGGGCGAGCAGCTCCAGGGCTGCACGGGCGTCCTGCTCGGTGAAGGTGCCCCGCCGTCCGCTCATGACGCTGAACAGCCGGAATTCATCGCGGGTGTGGCCGACGAGCAGCTCGGTCCCGTTCGCGCGCGCGCCGCTCAGCGCGGGCCAGGGCGTTTCGGGGAGGACCTCGCCGTCGACGACGGGGCACAGGGCGGTGCCGGTCTCCGTGAGCCGTCCCCAGCTCTCCCGGTGTGCATGGAGGTCGGCGTTGAAGGAGG
This region includes:
- a CDS encoding FAD/NAD(P)-binding oxidoreductase; this translates as MTVSAGIVVVGASAAGLATVEGLRRGGYEGSLTLVGGESHLPYDRPPLSKQLLSGAWQPEKLRLRTPETYTELQVDHLLGAEAVALDTGGRSVRLADGRQLAYTQLVVATGASARTLPGTEGVAGVHTLRTVEDALALRAELVARPHLVIVGGGFVGGGFVGAEAAAVARGLGCEVTLVTDQDAPLSDAVGVEVGGLLTAVHREHGVRVVTGSLVREVITENGRTAGVRLDDGRILPAGAVLIGIGARPNTGWLTGSGLSLTNGVDCNAFLHAGHGVWAAGDVASWPDVDSGERLRIEHRTNASEQGLTVARNILAGPAATAFRTVPYVWSDQYDLKIQIYGRTHGADAMHVVEGSLHERKFTALYLSRGHVTAALGVGMIRPLRALRPLVAARAPWEQARQDLPLAG
- a CDS encoding ferredoxin, giving the protein MHITIDEDKCCGAGQCVLVAPEVFDQRDEDGVVVLLDAEPPSQQQDAAREAASVCPAAAIEIHA
- a CDS encoding TetR/AcrR family transcriptional regulator produces the protein MADRTRSSSPPEETALRRRPRNARGEGDKLREEILQATLRLVADESRMQIVPLSLREVAREAGVTAPAIYLHFADKEELSIAAVRRLFEQLLDAMDQVEGDSHELPPDRRLAELAHVYCRFAEHNPLYFRVMFGDHDRHQNEMALLADRWRTAVTRLAATGMRLTQTPEAAAVSVWSAVHGRILLRNSAGQVWNLGDVHDFVEELTRSITTADGGPRG